The window GGCCAGAAATTTTTGATCGCACCATTATTAGTAATGGGTTTGCCAAAGCCTACTCGATGACGGGTTGGCGTTTAGGGTATCTGGCAGGGCCAGTAGAACTGATTAAAGCCGCAACCACCATTCAAAGTCATAGTACATCCAATGTATGTACCTTTGCTCAGTATGGTGCGATCGCCGCGTTAGAGGGTTCGCAGGCTTGCGTCGAAGAAATGTGCCAAGCCTTTGCAGCACGGCGACAGGTGATGTTAGATCGTCTGAATGCGATTCCCGGACTTATCTGTCCGAAACCCGATGGGGCATTTTACATGTTTCCCGATATTAGTCAAACGGGGATGAAATCGATGGAGTTTTGTAACGCGCTGCTAGAATCTCATCAAGTTGCCGCTGTTCCGGGAATTGCTTTTGGTGCAGATGATTGTATCCGCCTTTCTTACGCGACAGATATGGCATCGATCGAAAAAGGAATGGATCGGTTGGAGAAATTTGTGCGAGAAAAGACGCTTGGGTAATACCAATTCACAATTTATCTTGAGACATATTCTCAACCAAGAAAAAGGGAAAAAAACCCCCAAGAAATTGACTTTTTCCCTTAACTCACATCTTGCACCTTTGTCAGTAAGTCTCTGCACCCGCCAAGAAATTAATTTCTTGGCTCATAACTCAAGTCCATTGAAATGGACTGAAATTCTTATCCTGTCGTATGAAGACGAGTTTAGCGATGAGACAGTGGTTTTAACCACTGGCAGTTGTGGCGACTAGTGCAAGATGTCAGTTGATTAATCTCCAACGATTGTGTTTCATTTACCGATCGCTGAGAACCTCACTAAAGGCAAACTCAGGAGCAGCCAGCACAAAGGCTGTGGTCGGTAAATTTGCTGTGCGGTTCTGCAAGCTTTCGTAATACTGTGTGAAATGCTCTTGTGGCGTCGCCATACCGAGAAAGACAAGGTCAGCGTTCTGGGAGGACTCATGGAGAATCTCCGTGAACGGACGCCCGTCTGCTACCAGTACTTGCGATATGGCACCAATCCGTAGTTGCTTCACCAGACTCTCAAGATTCGCCTGCGCTGCAATCGCCGCCGTATCATCAGGCACCACTAACTTGAGATAAATCTGTGCATTACGCCAGTCAATATCTGAGCGCAGCAAATAGGCTAAAAGTAACATCAAACCGCCATTAGCTTGCATTCCCCCCCACCAGACATCAATCCTTCGGCGCAAGCCAAAACCAAGCTCTTGGTTTTCTCTGAGAATAACTAGATTACGCTTTGCCCCGTGGATTTCGGCAATGAGTTGACAGTAGCGATCGCGCCGAGAGGGTTCCTCACTATCACCTAATAAAATCGTGTTGGGAACCAACGAACCCAACCCATAAGCCTCCATCAGTTGTTGAGCACCATCAAAAGGATTAGGAGCTGTCACTAAACGCACCAGTGCTTGTACACCTTGCCGTTCCAGGTAATCTCGGATGGTTTGTTCCATCTTCGCCTGTTGGGCAATATCACGAGAGCCACTGGGCAAAACACTCGATACGGTAACCAGACCTCGATTACGGGTTAAATTATCGGCAAATTCGATTAAAGACCAACGTTTTGTGGGCGCACCCGATAGAACCAGGATATGAGGCCGCCAATTTTTCGTGTCAGGTTGATGGCCAATCTGGAAAATGCCCATCCGCATCAACTCCATCCACATCCCACGCCGGACATCGCCCCATGTAGTTCGCAGTTCCCGTTGTTGTAACCAAAAGTAAATGCATAAGACAATTACAGCCGCCACCACGGTAGCAACCGCGTTGATTAAAAACATGACGGCAATGCAACCCATTGCTCCCAACAGTGAGAATACCCAATGGACGCGAAATGTCGGACGGAATGAAGGACTTTGCAGGAAACCCTCGATTGCCGCCGAGACATTCAACACCAGATAGGTGGTAAGAAAGAACATCGTCAGCACTGGAGCAATCAAATTCAAATCACCAATGCAAACGGCGGCTGTTGCGACGCCTAATGTGACAGCAGTACCAATGCGTGGCTCGTCATCTCGCCCGCTACCGGTGCCAAGGAAACTCATCCAACGGGGCAAGATGCCGTCACGAGCCAATGCTTGTAAGACACGGGGAGCGCCTAGAATGCTGCCTAGTGCACTGCTGAGCGTTGCACCCCAAACCCCAAGTAAGATGGCAGGTCCCCACAACGCCATCTGTTGCATAATCAAAGGTTCTTCAATCAAGGTTGTGGCGTCTGCCCGCATGGCTAGGAAGATAGGTAGACCCATGTAAATGACGTATCCGGTGCCAACGGCTGCCAATGTACCTGTAGGAATAGAACCGCTAGGGTCACGCAAATCACCGGACATATTGACCCCTGCCATAATTCCAGTCACGGCGGGGAAAAAGACGGCAAAAACTCCCCAAAACGGTTCTGAAAGTCGGTCTGGTGCACCCCATAGTTCAATTTGTGTTGGCTCAACGGGGTGTCCAAACACGAAGGCAATCAACGATAGGGCGATCGCTGCCATGATAAAGTACTGAGCACGAATGGCAATACTGGCTGAGGTCAGTGCTAATACTGCCACTACAACTGTAGTAATTAGTGCGACATAGAGCTGATTGAGGTGATTAAACGTCGCTACTACACTCTCGGCAAAACCAATGGTATAAAGGGCAACGGAAAAGGCTTGGGCAAAGTAAAGCGGAATTCCGACTGCACCCCCAGTTTCAATCCCCAAAGAGCGACTGATCATATAATAGGCACCTCCCACGCGCACAACGCGGTCAGTTGCGATCGCGCTAATCGACAGGGATGTCAAAAAGGTAATCGAGGTTGAAAGGGTAACAATGATCAACGTCCCCAGTAAGCCCACATTACCCACGACCCACCCAAAGCGTAGATACATGATCACACCTAGAATGGTGAGAATCGAAGGCGTATAGACCCCACCGAATGTCCCCAAACCGGCTCGTTCTTCTGTGGGGGTTTGGACGGTAGACTGCGGACGACGACCAAATGGTAACTTCATTGGTTCTAGAAACCTGATATCACAACTAGCTTGAGACAGCTCGAAGACGCTGCTGTGTCCTACTCACTTAATCGTTGAGTACTCCCCATACCCACTCGAAAGCTGTTTTCTTTGTTGGTGGGAAACGTAGCCCCATTGATTAGGGTATATACCTTGCTGGGTTGTCAACTTGCTACTCTGGAAGCTTTGTTACGGACGAGTTTGCTTGTGAGGGAAGTCCGGTAGCAAAGAGTATCACTGCAAAGTCCCAGAAAAACTAGTCGCCCTGATAGAACGACTAGAAGGCACGGTCTATTTTAAGGCCGTGTAAAAGTTAAAAAATCAACCTCTGGATAGGCTAGAGAACTTTGTACCAGAAAAAATTGAAAGCGATCGCTATTCCAGCAAGGAATATACGATGCCTACGGTTTTACCGATGCGCTAGTTCCACGGTAGGTAAAGGTGCGATCGCTACTTTAAACCTTGTTTCGGGCACAAGGAGCCATTATTGTTGCGATGTTCTAATACTTCATTGAGTAAACGCAAAGTATTACAAAGATTAACTTTTAGGAATAAAACACCAGGATAAAATTGTAATAGGTCACCGTTCATTTGCTAAGGAGGATGCTGTGAGATACAGAAAAATCTTAGTAGCGCTTGACCGCTCACCTCAATCAGAAATTGTGTTTGAACAAGCTCTAGAGCTAGCGAAAAAAGAAGAAGCTGCTCTCATGTTGTTTCACTCTTTACCTTTTGAAACTCAGGGTGTTGGCTCTTATGCAGATATATTTGGCAGGGAGTTAATCAACTTCTCGGTCGAACTGCAAAAAGTATTAGACCAAGAAAGTGAGCAAGCCCGTCAATTCCTAAGAAACTATTGCCAAAAGGCAACGGAACAAGGAGTCCCGACCGAATGGGATTTGAAGATAGGAGATGCAGGCAGTCGCATCCGAGAACTAGCTAAAGCTTGGGACGCCGATTTAGTTATCGTTGGCCGTCGAGGTCACCGAGGTTTTGCCGAGATTGTCTTGGGAAGTGTCAGTAGTTACGTGATTCATCAAGCCCCTTGCTCAGTTTTAGTGGTACAAGGGATTAGTCCTAACCTCAAACAAACGCCGGAAGCAGCAACTCAGGCAATGAATTCATAACAAATTGATCCATCATTCCCGATTAGTTAAAAAGTCTATTCCCGTAAAGCACCTTTTAACTTAGCCTTATCTATTTTAGCCCTCTGCAACTTAGTTTTACGTAAATCAGCGCCTTCTAGATTGGCATTAATGAAGTTAGTACCTTCTAAATCAGCACTTGTTAAATCAGCTTTCTTCAGGTCAGCATAACTGAGGTCAGCCTGGTTTAATTTTGCTTTTTTAAAATTAGCTCCAACCGCTTGCATTCCCTTAAATTTGACATTCGTTAAATTAGCTTCTGCTAAATTTGCCCCCGTTAAATCAACCTTAGGCAAATTAGATGCCGTCAAATTGGCATGGCTAAGATTGGCTCCTCTTAAATTCGGAGCTTGTCCCTCCTGAATGGGTAAAGTTTTTAAATCTTCCCCAAAGCGAGTACCGGAAAGATTGGCTTTTGTTAAGTTTGCCTGACTCAGATTTGCCTTCGATAATTGCGCTTGAGCAAGATTCGCTCCGCTTAAGTTGGCTTGACTCAAATTGGTATCTTTAAGATTAGCCCCTGCTAAATTAGCCTGAGAAAGGTTAGCACCAGATAAGTTAGCTTGACTTAAATTGATGGCGGTTAAATTGACTCCTCGAAAATCACAGCCTGAACATTGATTTGTATTGGTTAACTGTTGCAGTGCTAAAGAACCGCTGAGCTTGAAATCTTCTACCTGATTCGCTGTATTTACTTCAGCGTTGGTTGCACATCCCGCACAGACTGTAATTACAAGTAAATTCATTACTACCTTAGTAAACTTCATTACTTGCACCCCTAATTTCTCTTAATTAGTTTGAAATTTTACCACGCGCACAAAATTATTAATAGTGCATGACAACAGAACGATAAAAATTATTAACC of the Allocoleopsis franciscana PCC 7113 genome contains:
- a CDS encoding amino acid permease, producing MKLPFGRRPQSTVQTPTEERAGLGTFGGVYTPSILTILGVIMYLRFGWVVGNVGLLGTLIIVTLSTSITFLTSLSISAIATDRVVRVGGAYYMISRSLGIETGGAVGIPLYFAQAFSVALYTIGFAESVVATFNHLNQLYVALITTVVVAVLALTSASIAIRAQYFIMAAIALSLIAFVFGHPVEPTQIELWGAPDRLSEPFWGVFAVFFPAVTGIMAGVNMSGDLRDPSGSIPTGTLAAVGTGYVIYMGLPIFLAMRADATTLIEEPLIMQQMALWGPAILLGVWGATLSSALGSILGAPRVLQALARDGILPRWMSFLGTGSGRDDEPRIGTAVTLGVATAAVCIGDLNLIAPVLTMFFLTTYLVLNVSAAIEGFLQSPSFRPTFRVHWVFSLLGAMGCIAVMFLINAVATVVAAVIVLCIYFWLQQRELRTTWGDVRRGMWMELMRMGIFQIGHQPDTKNWRPHILVLSGAPTKRWSLIEFADNLTRNRGLVTVSSVLPSGSRDIAQQAKMEQTIRDYLERQGVQALVRLVTAPNPFDGAQQLMEAYGLGSLVPNTILLGDSEEPSRRDRYCQLIAEIHGAKRNLVILRENQELGFGLRRRIDVWWGGMQANGGLMLLLAYLLRSDIDWRNAQIYLKLVVPDDTAAIAAQANLESLVKQLRIGAISQVLVADGRPFTEILHESSQNADLVFLGMATPQEHFTQYYESLQNRTANLPTTAFVLAAPEFAFSEVLSDR
- a CDS encoding universal stress protein; this translates as MRYRKILVALDRSPQSEIVFEQALELAKKEEAALMLFHSLPFETQGVGSYADIFGRELINFSVELQKVLDQESEQARQFLRNYCQKATEQGVPTEWDLKIGDAGSRIRELAKAWDADLVIVGRRGHRGFAEIVLGSVSSYVIHQAPCSVLVVQGISPNLKQTPEAATQAMNS
- a CDS encoding pentapeptide repeat-containing protein is translated as MNLLVITVCAGCATNAEVNTANQVEDFKLSGSLALQQLTNTNQCSGCDFRGVNLTAINLSQANLSGANLSQANLAGANLKDTNLSQANLSGANLAQAQLSKANLSQANLTKANLSGTRFGEDLKTLPIQEGQAPNLRGANLSHANLTASNLPKVDLTGANLAEANLTNVKFKGMQAVGANFKKAKLNQADLSYADLKKADLTSADLEGTNFINANLEGADLRKTKLQRAKIDKAKLKGALRE